One Pseudomonas brassicacearum genomic region harbors:
- a CDS encoding CAP domain-containing protein: MRAISSAIRLAVLSLGLAFAVGAAATEETQLVESINLYRSQSQSCAGQASLELPPLAMDSRLILSANGIGDLQQALARTAYPMVNVQAISLSGPRDAQAAMKAVQESFCQVVLDPQFVDIGVSRLDREWRIVLARPLLSARLGDWQAEGQKLLKLINSARSQPRRCGTETFTATTPLAWNGTLALAAVTHTRAMANNNFFDHKDRDGRMPGDRAELAGYLGQLVGENIAAGQDTALKVVDGWLASPGHCANLMNPQFRELGAGYATDPKSDAGIYWTAMFGTQ; this comes from the coding sequence ATGCGTGCCATTTCATCCGCCATAAGGCTTGCCGTGCTGTCACTGGGCCTGGCATTCGCCGTCGGCGCCGCGGCCACCGAAGAGACGCAACTGGTCGAGTCCATCAACCTTTACCGTAGCCAGTCCCAAAGCTGTGCAGGCCAGGCCTCTCTGGAGTTGCCGCCGCTGGCGATGGATTCGCGGCTGATTTTGTCGGCCAATGGCATCGGCGACCTGCAGCAGGCGCTGGCGCGCACGGCCTATCCGATGGTCAACGTGCAGGCCATCAGCCTGTCCGGGCCACGAGATGCGCAAGCCGCGATGAAGGCCGTGCAGGAAAGTTTCTGCCAAGTGGTGCTGGATCCGCAGTTCGTCGACATCGGCGTCAGCCGCCTGGATCGCGAATGGCGCATCGTGCTGGCGCGTCCACTGCTGTCGGCGCGCCTGGGGGACTGGCAAGCCGAAGGCCAGAAGCTGCTGAAGCTGATCAACAGCGCCCGCTCGCAGCCACGCCGCTGCGGCACCGAAACGTTCACGGCCACAACGCCACTGGCCTGGAACGGCACACTGGCCCTGGCGGCGGTGACGCACACCCGGGCCATGGCCAACAACAACTTCTTCGACCACAAGGACCGCGACGGCCGCATGCCGGGTGACCGGGCCGAATTGGCCGGCTATCTCGGCCAGTTGGTCGGCGAGAACATAGCCGCCGGGCAGGACACGGCGTTGAAGGTGGTGGACGGCTGGCTGGCCAGCCCCGGGCATTGCGCGAACCTGATGAACCCGCAGTTCCGCGAGTTGGGCGCCGGGTACGCGACCGATCCGAAAAGTGATGCGGGGATCTATTGGACTGCGATGTTTGGTACCCAATAG
- a CDS encoding L-iditol 2-dehydrogenase — protein sequence MKRLEGKSALVTGAARGIGRTFAQAYITEGATVAIADIDLERAQATAAELGASAYAVKMDVTDQASIDQAIDAVVARVGKLDILINNAALFDLAPIVEISRQSYERLFSINVAGTLFTLQAAARQMIRQGHGGKIINMASQAGRRGEALVGVYCATKAAVISLTQSAGLDLIKHRINVNAIAPGVVDGEHWDGVDALFAHHENLPLGEKKRQVGQQVPYGRMGTADDLTGMAIFLASAESEYVVAQTYNVDGGNWMS from the coding sequence ATGAAAAGACTGGAAGGGAAAAGTGCGCTGGTGACCGGCGCCGCCCGAGGTATCGGCAGGACATTCGCCCAGGCCTACATCACCGAAGGTGCGACAGTCGCGATTGCCGATATCGACCTTGAACGGGCCCAGGCCACCGCCGCCGAGCTGGGCGCCAGCGCCTACGCGGTAAAAATGGACGTGACCGACCAGGCCTCCATCGACCAAGCCATCGACGCGGTTGTGGCCCGGGTCGGCAAGCTGGATATCCTGATCAATAACGCGGCGTTGTTCGACCTCGCGCCCATCGTGGAGATCAGCCGCCAGAGCTACGAGCGGCTGTTTTCCATCAACGTCGCCGGCACCCTGTTCACGCTGCAAGCCGCGGCCCGGCAGATGATCCGCCAGGGGCATGGCGGCAAAATCATCAACATGGCAAGCCAGGCCGGTCGTCGTGGCGAGGCGCTGGTGGGCGTCTATTGCGCCACCAAGGCAGCGGTGATCAGCCTCACCCAGTCCGCCGGGCTGGATTTGATCAAACATCGGATCAACGTCAACGCCATCGCCCCCGGTGTGGTGGATGGCGAGCATTGGGACGGCGTGGATGCGCTGTTTGCCCACCATGAAAACCTGCCACTGGGGGAAAAGAAGCGCCAAGTCGGCCAGCAAGTGCCTTATGGCCGAATGGGGACCGCGGACGACCTGACAGGCATGGCGATTTTCCTGGCCTCGGCAGAGAGTGAATATGTGGTGGCGCAGACCTACAACGTCGATGGCGGGAACTGGATGAGCTGA
- a CDS encoding AraC family transcriptional regulator, with translation MPDHRTPLFEQRPAELEVILPEPEHSFRWYEHDYPYPMARWNHHPEFEIHLIRQGSGKLLAGDYIGPFGPGHVAMIGPDLPHDWMGDLAQGEHLVGRDVVLQFDGATLLTLRRTLPELGDLQTLFERARRGLAFSGDTAVNAASLLEAIGPAQGLGRLALFLQLLETLSKAPQEDALCLASPCYAPTLDARSSERIHKAFEYLQAELTGDLRLSVIARQLDMSEPGFSRFFKRITGHGFIDLMRKLRVQRACRLLLQSEMPVTDICFEVGYNNLSNFNRHFRIEMNQTPSEYRRGALSLT, from the coding sequence ATGCCTGACCACAGAACGCCTTTGTTCGAGCAGCGACCGGCCGAACTGGAAGTCATCCTGCCCGAGCCCGAGCACAGTTTTCGCTGGTACGAGCACGACTATCCCTATCCGATGGCGCGTTGGAATCATCACCCTGAGTTTGAAATCCACCTGATCCGCCAGGGCAGCGGAAAACTGTTGGCAGGCGACTACATCGGCCCGTTCGGCCCTGGCCATGTGGCGATGATCGGCCCAGACCTGCCCCATGACTGGATGGGCGACCTGGCGCAGGGCGAGCACTTGGTCGGGCGCGATGTGGTGCTGCAATTCGACGGTGCCACCTTGCTGACCCTGCGCCGGACCCTGCCCGAGCTGGGGGATTTGCAGACGCTGTTCGAACGGGCGCGGCGCGGCTTGGCCTTCAGCGGCGACACCGCCGTCAACGCCGCGAGCCTGCTCGAGGCCATCGGCCCGGCGCAAGGCCTGGGGCGGCTGGCGCTGTTCCTGCAACTGCTGGAGACCCTCAGTAAGGCCCCGCAAGAGGATGCCTTGTGCCTGGCGAGCCCGTGCTACGCGCCCACCCTGGATGCCCGCAGTTCAGAACGCATTCACAAAGCGTTCGAGTACCTGCAGGCTGAGCTCACCGGCGACCTGCGTCTGTCGGTGATTGCCCGGCAACTGGACATGAGCGAACCGGGCTTCTCGCGCTTTTTCAAACGCATCACCGGGCACGGCTTCATCGACCTGATGCGCAAGCTGCGGGTCCAGCGCGCCTGCCGCTTGCTGCTGCAAAGTGAAATGCCGGTGACCGATATCTGTTTTGAGGTGGGGTACAACAACCTCTCCAACTTCAACCGGCACTTTCGCATCGAGATGAACCAGACGCCCAGTGAGTATCGTCGGGGCGCCTTGTCGTTGACTTGA
- the mhpT gene encoding 3-(3-hydroxy-phenyl)propionate transporter MhpT, protein MNRPARRATLTIALCFIVALIEGFDLQSAGTAAAGLRQTFTLDPKMMGWVFSAGIIGLLPGAFFGGWIADRIGRKKILIAAVLLFGVFSLSTAYVEHFSSLLLVRFMTGLGLGAALPNLIALCAEAVGEQRRGTAISVMYAGVPLGGALAAVVTMLFGEHWQMTFFIGGLAPLLVVPLMVLWLPESSAFRQARDVGGEARGSTGQALFGEGRGRTTLALWLSYFFTLTVMYMLLNWLPSLLVEQGFSKPQAGLVQMLFNIGGTLGSLLGGLLLDRCNGLKVVLFVYAGLLSALAGVGLSVGIVPMAIAGFAAGLFVMAAQLVLYALAPPAYPTAVRATGVGAAVAIGRLGSVAGPLAAGQILAAGAGTTGVLLATSPGLLIAAVAAISVMARAVTVGEAQAAR, encoded by the coding sequence ATGAACCGTCCGGCGCGTCGTGCGACGCTGACCATCGCCCTGTGTTTTATCGTTGCGCTGATCGAGGGGTTTGACCTGCAGTCGGCCGGCACCGCCGCCGCAGGCTTGCGACAGACGTTTACCCTGGATCCGAAAATGATGGGCTGGGTCTTCAGTGCCGGAATCATCGGGCTGCTGCCGGGGGCGTTCTTCGGGGGCTGGATCGCTGATCGCATCGGCCGCAAGAAAATCCTCATCGCTGCCGTCTTGTTGTTCGGTGTGTTCTCCCTCAGCACCGCTTATGTCGAGCATTTTTCCAGCCTGCTGCTGGTGCGTTTCATGACCGGCCTGGGCCTGGGCGCCGCCCTGCCCAACCTCATCGCCCTGTGTGCCGAAGCCGTGGGGGAGCAACGTCGTGGCACGGCCATCAGCGTGATGTATGCGGGGGTTCCGTTGGGGGGTGCGTTGGCGGCCGTGGTCACCATGCTGTTTGGCGAGCACTGGCAAATGACGTTTTTCATCGGCGGGTTGGCGCCGTTGCTGGTCGTGCCACTGATGGTGTTGTGGCTTCCTGAGTCCAGCGCCTTTCGCCAGGCCCGGGATGTCGGCGGCGAGGCTCGCGGCTCAACCGGCCAGGCGCTGTTCGGCGAAGGTCGGGGCCGCACCACCCTGGCACTTTGGCTGAGCTACTTTTTCACCCTGACGGTCATGTACATGTTGCTCAACTGGCTACCGTCGTTGCTGGTGGAACAAGGCTTCAGCAAGCCCCAGGCCGGTCTGGTGCAGATGCTGTTCAACATTGGCGGAACCCTGGGTTCGTTGCTCGGTGGCCTGTTGCTGGACCGTTGCAATGGCCTCAAGGTGGTGCTGTTCGTCTATGCCGGACTGCTCAGCGCCCTGGCCGGGGTCGGGTTGTCGGTCGGCATTGTGCCGATGGCCATCGCCGGGTTTGCCGCCGGGTTGTTCGTCATGGCGGCTCAACTGGTGCTGTACGCATTGGCGCCGCCCGCCTATCCCACGGCTGTGCGGGCGACGGGTGTGGGTGCAGCGGTTGCCATCGGGCGCCTGGGTTCGGTCGCCGGGCCTCTGGCCGCAGGGCAGATCCTGGCGGCCGGTGCGGGAACCACCGGCGTGCTGTTGGCGACATCGCCAGGGCTGCTGATTGCAGCCGTGGCGGCGATCAGCGTGATGGCTCGTGCGGTGACGGTGGGTGAGGCGCAGGCTGCGCGTTGA
- a CDS encoding OprD family porin, translating to MPNLARATLVATPVAPLVQLLACLGLSLGSSAIWAEGFIDDSHGTLTLRNYYMDRDYKDDGAKTAAREWAQGVFMNMESGFTPGTVGFGLDARGLLGIKLDSSPDRSGTELLPVSSSDKRAADEYSRLALTGKLRFGQTTVKTGDVSIFLPFAFASPSRLLPQTFRGTTLSSKDIDGLTLNTGYIDRINRRDSTDYQPMSIASPNRRFNGAATSSHMAYVGGDYQVNKDLSLRAYHAEVADLYQQNTLALLHNLPLGDGVLTTDLRSFFSDEDGAAKAGKVDNRNVSALVGYRLGGHRVSLGYMHASGDTATPYVSGTELMGLSEMTMSSDFLNAKERTWQAIHDYDFAAVGVPGLRTRLRYVRGDHIELAALNAEDRKEREFQMELGYVIQSGPLKNVGLLARKSIYRNNFPGTAAFRDENQTRFLVTYSVPIW from the coding sequence ATGCCAAACCTTGCGCGGGCCACCCTTGTGGCGACCCCTGTTGCACCGCTCGTTCAACTGCTGGCCTGCCTTGGATTGAGCCTGGGTTCCAGCGCGATATGGGCAGAAGGATTCATCGATGACAGCCACGGCACCCTGACCCTGCGCAATTACTACATGGACCGCGACTACAAGGACGACGGTGCCAAGACCGCGGCACGGGAATGGGCCCAGGGTGTGTTCATGAACATGGAATCGGGATTTACGCCGGGCACCGTCGGGTTCGGCCTGGACGCCCGTGGATTGCTGGGAATCAAGCTTGATTCGTCGCCGGATCGCAGTGGCACTGAGTTGCTGCCGGTGTCCAGCAGCGACAAGCGTGCCGCCGATGAGTATTCGCGCCTGGCGTTGACCGGCAAGTTGCGCTTCGGCCAGACCACCGTGAAGACCGGCGATGTTTCGATTTTCCTGCCGTTTGCCTTCGCCAGTCCGTCACGCCTGCTGCCGCAGACCTTTCGCGGGACGACGCTCAGCTCCAAGGACATCGACGGATTGACGTTGAACACCGGCTACATCGACCGCATCAACCGCCGCGATTCCACCGACTACCAGCCGATGAGCATTGCCTCGCCCAATCGGCGTTTCAATGGCGCGGCGACTTCGTCTCACATGGCCTATGTGGGGGGCGACTATCAGGTCAACAAAGACCTCAGCCTGCGGGCCTACCACGCCGAAGTGGCAGACCTGTACCAGCAAAATACCCTGGCGTTGCTGCATAACCTGCCCTTGGGCGACGGCGTGTTGACCACCGACCTGCGTAGCTTTTTCAGTGACGAAGATGGCGCCGCCAAGGCCGGTAAGGTGGATAACCGCAATGTCTCGGCGCTGGTCGGCTATCGCTTGGGTGGGCACCGCGTGAGCCTGGGTTATATGCATGCCAGTGGCGATACGGCCACGCCTTATGTGTCCGGCACCGAATTGATGGGCTTGAGCGAAATGACCATGAGCTCGGATTTTCTCAATGCCAAGGAACGCACCTGGCAGGCGATCCATGACTATGACTTTGCCGCCGTGGGCGTACCGGGACTGAGGACCCGATTGCGCTACGTGCGTGGCGATCACATCGAACTGGCGGCCCTCAATGCCGAGGATCGCAAGGAGCGGGAGTTCCAGATGGAGCTGGGGTACGTGATCCAGAGCGGCCCGCTGAAAAACGTCGGGCTGCTGGCGCGCAAGTCGATCTATCGCAACAACTTCCCGGGAACGGCGGCGTTTCGCGACGAGAACCAGACCCGGTTTCTGGTGACCTATAGCGTGCCGATCTGGTAG
- a CDS encoding MarR family winged helix-turn-helix transcriptional regulator has protein sequence MAKSSKLAEPAEAVADGADAQVPLDAALDDLIGYALRRAQLKLFQNLIGRLAVHDLRPAQFSALAIIDQNPGLMQADLAKALAIEPPQVVPLLNKLESRALAVRVRCKPDKRSYGIFLSKTGETLLKELQQIAVQSDLDSTAALSDGEREELLRLLKKVYQQ, from the coding sequence ATGGCCAAGTCTTCCAAGCTTGCCGAACCCGCCGAGGCCGTGGCCGACGGTGCCGACGCGCAGGTACCGCTGGACGCTGCGCTGGATGACCTGATCGGTTACGCCCTGCGCCGTGCCCAGTTGAAACTGTTCCAGAACCTGATCGGCCGGCTCGCCGTCCACGATCTGCGGCCCGCCCAGTTCTCGGCCCTGGCGATCATCGACCAGAACCCCGGCCTGATGCAGGCCGACCTGGCCAAGGCCCTGGCGATCGAACCGCCGCAAGTGGTGCCGCTGTTGAACAAACTGGAAAGCCGGGCGCTGGCCGTACGGGTGCGGTGCAAGCCGGACAAGCGTTCCTATGGAATTTTCCTGAGCAAGACCGGGGAAACCCTGCTCAAGGAACTCCAACAGATCGCCGTCCAGAGCGACCTGGATTCCACGGCGGCGCTTTCGGATGGTGAGCGGGAAGAATTGCTGCGGTTGTTGAAGAAGGTTTACCAGCAGTAA
- a CDS encoding p-hydroxycinnamoyl CoA hydratase/lyase produces MSNYEGRWKTVKVDIEEGIAWVTLNRPEKRNAMSPTLNREMIDVLETLEQDPAAGVLVLTGAGDAWTAGMDLKEYFREVDAGPEILQEKIRREASQWQWKLLRMYAKPTIAMVNGWCFGGGFSPLVACDLAICADEATFGLSEINWGIPPGNLVSKAMADTVGHRQSLYYIMTGKTFGGQKAAEMGLVNESVPLAQLREVTVELARNLLEKNPVVLRAAKHGFKRCRELTWEQNEDYLYAKLDQSRLLDTEGGREQGMKQFLDDKSIKPGLQTYKR; encoded by the coding sequence ATGAGCAATTACGAAGGTCGCTGGAAAACGGTCAAAGTCGATATCGAGGAAGGCATTGCCTGGGTGACCCTTAATCGCCCGGAAAAGCGCAACGCCATGAGCCCGACCCTCAACCGCGAGATGATCGACGTGTTGGAGACCCTGGAGCAGGATCCCGCCGCCGGCGTACTGGTGCTGACCGGGGCCGGAGATGCGTGGACCGCTGGCATGGACCTCAAGGAGTATTTCCGCGAGGTGGATGCCGGCCCGGAAATCCTCCAGGAAAAAATCCGTCGCGAAGCCTCGCAATGGCAGTGGAAACTGTTGCGCATGTACGCCAAGCCGACCATTGCCATGGTCAACGGCTGGTGCTTCGGTGGCGGTTTCAGCCCGCTGGTGGCGTGTGACCTGGCGATCTGCGCCGACGAAGCGACCTTCGGCCTCTCGGAAATCAACTGGGGCATCCCGCCCGGCAATCTCGTCAGCAAGGCCATGGCCGACACCGTGGGGCATCGTCAGTCGCTGTACTACATCATGACCGGCAAGACCTTCGGCGGACAGAAAGCCGCCGAGATGGGCCTGGTCAACGAAAGCGTGCCCCTGGCGCAACTGCGGGAAGTCACCGTAGAGCTGGCGCGCAACCTGCTGGAGAAGAATCCGGTGGTGCTGCGCGCAGCCAAGCACGGTTTCAAACGCTGCCGCGAACTGACCTGGGAGCAGAACGAGGATTACCTGTACGCCAAGCTCGACCAGTCGCGCCTGCTCGACACCGAAGGTGGTCGCGAGCAGGGCATGAAGCAGTTCCTGGACGACAAGAGCATCAAGCCTGGCTTGCAAACCTATAAGCGCTGA
- a CDS encoding aldehyde dehydrogenase, whose product MLDVPLLIGGQSCAARDGRTFERCNPVTGEVVSRVAAATLEDADAAVAAAQAAFPAWAALAPNERRSRLLRAAEQLQARSGEFIAAAGETGAMANWYGFNVHLAANMLREAACMTTQINGEIIPSDVPGSFAMALRQPCGVVLGIAPWNAPVILATRAIAMPLACGNTVVLKASEISPAVHRLIGQVLQDAGLGDGVVNVICNAPADAPAIVERLIANPAVRRVNFTGSTHVGRIVGELSARHLKPALLELGGKAPLLVLDDADLDAAVQAAAFGAYFNQGQICMSTERLIVDARVADAFVSRLIAKIATLRAGDPAAGDSVLGSLVDVSAGQRIKGLIDDALAKGATLLAGGQLEGSILQPTLLDGVTPDMRLYREESFGPVAVVLRGEGDETLLRLANDSEFGLSAAIFSRDTTRALALAQRVESGICHINGPTVHDEAQMPFGGVKSSGYGSFGGKASIEHFTQLRWVTMQNGPRHYPI is encoded by the coding sequence ATGCTGGACGTGCCCCTGTTGATCGGCGGCCAGTCGTGCGCCGCCCGTGACGGCCGGACTTTCGAGCGCTGCAATCCGGTGACGGGTGAAGTGGTCTCGCGGGTGGCCGCCGCCACACTGGAAGATGCCGACGCCGCCGTGGCCGCTGCGCAAGCTGCGTTTCCCGCCTGGGCTGCGCTAGCGCCCAACGAACGGCGCAGCCGCCTGTTGCGTGCGGCCGAGCAGTTGCAGGCCCGCAGCGGCGAATTCATCGCTGCCGCCGGCGAGACCGGTGCCATGGCCAATTGGTACGGTTTCAACGTGCACCTGGCGGCGAACATGCTGCGTGAAGCGGCGTGCATGACCACCCAGATCAATGGCGAAATCATTCCTTCGGACGTGCCCGGCAGTTTTGCCATGGCCTTGCGTCAACCTTGCGGCGTGGTGCTGGGTATCGCGCCGTGGAACGCGCCAGTGATTCTCGCCACCCGCGCCATCGCCATGCCCCTGGCCTGCGGCAACACCGTGGTACTCAAGGCTTCTGAAATAAGCCCGGCCGTGCACCGGCTGATCGGCCAAGTGCTGCAGGACGCCGGCCTGGGCGACGGCGTGGTCAATGTGATTTGCAATGCGCCAGCGGATGCGCCGGCCATTGTCGAGCGGTTGATCGCCAACCCGGCGGTGCGCCGTGTCAATTTCACCGGTTCGACCCACGTTGGGCGCATCGTCGGCGAACTGTCGGCGCGCCACCTCAAACCGGCGCTGTTGGAACTCGGTGGCAAGGCGCCGCTGCTGGTGCTGGACGACGCCGACCTGGATGCCGCCGTGCAAGCAGCGGCTTTCGGGGCGTATTTCAACCAGGGCCAGATCTGCATGTCCACCGAGCGACTGATCGTCGACGCCCGTGTGGCCGATGCCTTCGTCAGCCGGCTGATCGCCAAGATCGCCACCTTGCGCGCCGGCGATCCTGCTGCCGGTGATTCAGTGCTCGGCTCGCTGGTGGATGTCAGCGCCGGCCAGCGCATCAAGGGGTTGATCGACGACGCCTTGGCCAAAGGCGCGACACTGCTGGCGGGTGGGCAGTTGGAGGGCAGTATCCTGCAGCCGACCTTGCTCGATGGTGTGACCCCGGACATGCGTCTGTATCGCGAAGAGTCCTTCGGCCCGGTGGCCGTAGTCCTGCGCGGGGAGGGTGACGAGACGCTGCTGCGCCTGGCCAACGACTCCGAGTTCGGCCTGTCGGCCGCGATCTTCAGCCGCGACACCACGCGAGCGCTGGCCTTGGCCCAGCGGGTCGAGTCGGGCATCTGCCACATCAACGGCCCGACCGTACACGACGAAGCGCAAATGCCGTTCGGTGGGGTCAAGTCCAGCGGTTACGGCAGCTTTGGCGGCAAGGCGTCCATCGAGCATTTCACCCAGCTGCGTTGGGTGACGATGCAGAATGGACCCCGGCATTACCCGATCTGA
- a CDS encoding feruloyl-CoA synthase: protein MSSEFRSSSRPGPGQYRQVSIGHPAVEVREERGILHMRSLEPLAPLPARLLDRLVHWAEVRPQHTFIAAREAGGDWRRVSYAQMLDSVRAIAQSLLGYGLSAEKPLALLSGNDIEHLQMALGAMYAGIPYCPVSPAYSLLSQDFAKLRHVCDLLRPGLVFVSNAAPFERAINAVLPADIPLITVQGELAGRARTSFASLLAQPGGVEAEQAFAATGPDSIAKFLFTSGSTKLPKAVVTTQRMLCANQQMLLQTFPVFGEEPPVLVDWLPWNHTFGGSHNVGIVLYNGGTFYLDDGKPTAQGFAETLRNLKEISPTAYLTVPKGWEELVNALEQDGDLRERFFKRISLFFFAAAGLSQSTWDRLDKVAEQHCGERIRMMAGLGMTEAAPSCTFTTGPLSMAGYIGLPAPGCEVRLVPVDGKFEGRFRGPHIMPGYWRSPQQTAEVFDEDGFYCSGDAIKLADPGNPQLGLMFDGRIAEDFKLSSGVFVSVGPLRNRAVLEGTPYVQDLVITAPDRACLGALVFPRLAECRRLSGLASDASDAQVLASPAVRRWFADWLQRLNREASGNASRVEWIALLDEPASIDRGEITDKGSINQRAVLQWRAAKVEALYRGEDPSILRAGSAS from the coding sequence GTGAGTTCCGAGTTCAGATCGTCCTCCCGACCCGGCCCTGGGCAGTATCGCCAGGTCTCGATTGGTCATCCTGCTGTTGAAGTCAGGGAAGAGCGGGGCATCCTGCACATGCGCTCCCTGGAGCCCCTGGCGCCGTTGCCGGCGCGGTTGCTCGATCGCCTGGTGCACTGGGCCGAGGTGCGCCCGCAGCACACCTTTATCGCGGCTCGCGAGGCGGGCGGTGACTGGCGTCGCGTCAGCTATGCGCAGATGCTCGACAGTGTCCGGGCCATCGCCCAAAGCCTGCTGGGCTACGGCTTGTCGGCCGAAAAACCGCTGGCGCTGCTCTCAGGCAACGACATCGAGCACCTGCAAATGGCCCTCGGTGCAATGTATGCGGGGATTCCGTATTGCCCGGTGTCGCCCGCCTATTCGTTGCTGTCCCAGGATTTCGCCAAACTGCGGCACGTCTGTGATCTGCTGCGGCCGGGGCTGGTATTCGTCAGCAATGCCGCGCCGTTTGAACGGGCGATCAATGCCGTATTGCCGGCGGATATTCCCTTGATCACGGTCCAGGGTGAGCTGGCGGGAAGGGCGAGGACAAGCTTCGCCAGCCTGCTGGCACAACCCGGCGGCGTCGAGGCCGAGCAGGCTTTTGCCGCCACCGGTCCGGACAGCATCGCCAAGTTTCTCTTTACGTCCGGTTCGACCAAACTGCCGAAGGCGGTGGTCACCACCCAGCGCATGCTCTGCGCCAACCAACAAATGCTCCTGCAGACCTTTCCGGTGTTCGGTGAAGAGCCGCCGGTGCTGGTGGATTGGCTGCCGTGGAACCACACGTTCGGTGGCAGCCACAACGTCGGCATCGTGCTGTACAACGGCGGCACGTTCTACCTGGACGACGGCAAGCCCACGGCCCAGGGCTTTGCCGAAACCTTGCGCAACCTCAAGGAGATTTCGCCCACCGCTTATCTGACCGTGCCCAAGGGCTGGGAAGAACTGGTCAACGCCCTGGAGCAGGACGGCGATTTGCGTGAGCGTTTTTTCAAGCGCATCAGCCTGTTCTTCTTCGCGGCGGCGGGTTTGTCCCAAAGCACTTGGGATCGCCTCGACAAAGTGGCCGAGCAGCATTGTGGTGAACGGATCCGGATGATGGCCGGGCTGGGAATGACCGAGGCGGCGCCGTCCTGCACGTTTACCACCGGGCCGTTGTCCATGGCCGGGTACATCGGCCTGCCGGCGCCGGGTTGCGAAGTGCGGCTGGTGCCGGTGGATGGCAAGTTCGAAGGGCGCTTTCGCGGGCCGCACATCATGCCCGGTTACTGGCGCTCGCCGCAGCAGACCGCCGAGGTGTTCGACGAGGACGGTTTCTACTGCTCGGGTGATGCGATCAAACTGGCCGATCCGGGCAACCCGCAACTGGGGTTGATGTTCGATGGGCGGATTGCCGAAGATTTCAAATTGTCTTCCGGGGTGTTCGTCAGTGTCGGGCCGTTGCGCAATCGGGCCGTGCTGGAAGGCACGCCATATGTGCAGGACCTGGTAATCACCGCGCCGGATCGCGCGTGCCTGGGCGCGCTGGTGTTTCCACGGCTCGCTGAATGCCGACGCCTGTCGGGCCTGGCCTCGGACGCCAGCGATGCCCAAGTGCTCGCCAGCCCGGCGGTACGCCGCTGGTTCGCCGACTGGCTGCAACGCTTGAACCGCGAAGCCAGCGGCAACGCCAGTCGCGTGGAGTGGATTGCCTTGCTCGATGAACCGGCGTCCATCGATCGCGGCGAAATCACCGACAAGGGCTCGATCAACCAACGGGCGGTGTTGCAGTGGCGGGCGGCGAAAGTCGAGGCGCTGTATCGCGGTGAAGACCCATCGATCCTGCGGGCGGGATCGGCGAGTTAA
- a CDS encoding GntR family transcriptional regulator, whose translation MSKPGQTVLVALRRMIASGELAAGERLMEIPTAELFGVSRMPVRMAFRTLEQEGLLVRFGGRGFQVRSVSAEEIAGAVEVRGVLEGLAARQTAERGLSEEGRAILEQCLVQGDELFAKGYVTEDDLEVYHDLNMRFHQVIVEGSHNPAIADALARNDHLPFASVTALAVDRQNMAGEFRRFNYAHMQHHSVFDALIHRQGARAEAIMREHANATLRYAEVFGSTLADERMTVILRSE comes from the coding sequence ATGAGTAAGCCTGGCCAAACGGTGCTGGTGGCGCTGCGCAGAATGATCGCCTCGGGCGAGTTGGCGGCCGGTGAGCGCTTGATGGAAATTCCCACCGCAGAATTGTTCGGCGTTTCGCGGATGCCGGTGCGCATGGCGTTCCGCACGCTGGAGCAGGAAGGGCTGCTGGTGCGCTTCGGTGGGCGGGGATTCCAGGTGCGTTCGGTGAGTGCCGAGGAGATCGCCGGGGCGGTAGAGGTGCGGGGTGTGCTGGAAGGCCTGGCCGCTCGGCAGACGGCCGAACGTGGCTTGTCCGAAGAGGGCCGGGCGATCCTCGAACAATGCTTGGTGCAGGGTGACGAACTGTTCGCCAAAGGCTATGTGACCGAGGATGACCTGGAGGTCTATCACGACCTCAACATGCGCTTTCATCAGGTGATCGTCGAAGGCAGCCACAACCCGGCGATTGCCGATGCACTGGCCCGTAACGATCATCTGCCTTTCGCCTCAGTCACCGCCCTGGCGGTGGATCGCCAGAACATGGCCGGCGAGTTTCGCCGCTTCAACTACGCCCACATGCAGCACCATTCGGTGTTCGACGCCTTGATCCATCGCCAGGGTGCCCGTGCCGAGGCGATCATGCGCGAGCATGCCAATGCGACCTTGCGTTATGCCGAGGTGTTTGGTTCGACGCTGGCGGATGAGCGGATGACGGTGATCCTGCGTTCAGAATGA